In Pseudonocardia cypriaca, a single genomic region encodes these proteins:
- a CDS encoding DUF305 domain-containing protein, translating into MSTIRRSNRAAMAGTALVLSVALSACGGGSTAPAAAPATIQPPATAPSDGGAQHNDTDIRFAQMMIPHHQQALAMAEMALQRAESPEVKALAEQIRAAQDPEIATLNGFLSAWGTPPLEGEMDHSGMDHSNGMMSQGDMDSLGATTGATFDRTFLEMMIAHHEGAVAESEREVAGGANAQAKQLATEIISGQTAEIERMRQLLG; encoded by the coding sequence ATGTCCACCATTCGCAGGTCCAACCGTGCCGCCATGGCCGGCACGGCGCTCGTCCTGTCCGTCGCGCTGTCCGCCTGTGGTGGGGGCAGCACCGCTCCCGCCGCCGCTCCTGCCACCATCCAGCCACCGGCCACCGCCCCGTCCGATGGCGGGGCGCAGCACAACGACACCGACATCCGCTTCGCCCAGATGATGATCCCCCATCACCAGCAGGCGCTGGCGATGGCGGAGATGGCGCTGCAGCGGGCGGAGAGCCCGGAGGTGAAGGCGCTCGCCGAGCAGATCCGGGCGGCACAGGACCCGGAGATCGCCACCCTGAACGGCTTCCTCTCGGCCTGGGGCACCCCGCCCCTGGAAGGCGAGATGGACCACTCGGGGATGGACCACTCCAACGGGATGATGAGCCAGGGCGACATGGACTCGCTCGGGGCCACCACCGGCGCGACGTTCGACAGGACGTTCCTCGAGATGATGATCGCGCACCACGAGGGCGCCGTCGCCGAGTCGGAGCGCGAGGTGGCAGGCGGCGCGAACGCGCAGGCCAAGCAGCTCGCCACCGAGATCATCAGCGGCCAGACCGCCGAGATCGAACGGATGCGGCAGCTCCTCGGCTAG
- a CDS encoding TetR/AcrR family transcriptional regulator — translation MAGDPISEKPRRRRADAERNVAAIVAAARDLLSRGTLPSMGEVAVAAGVGRVTLYAHFASREVLLDAVVRQVMAETDQALTGLRLDDDPPQVALDRLVSTSWQILDRHRTVRSVALAELGAEALREQHDRVARHVERLIARGKDDGVFRADLPEPWLVAAFYATVHAAADEVSGGRLDAGVAPDVLGATLRSILEVG, via the coding sequence GTGGCTGGGGACCCGATCAGCGAGAAGCCGCGGCGGCGCCGGGCGGACGCGGAGCGCAACGTGGCGGCGATCGTGGCGGCGGCCCGTGACCTGCTGTCCCGCGGAACGCTGCCGTCGATGGGCGAGGTCGCGGTGGCCGCCGGCGTCGGTCGGGTCACGCTCTACGCGCACTTCGCCTCGCGCGAGGTCCTGCTCGACGCCGTCGTCCGCCAGGTGATGGCGGAGACCGATCAGGCGCTGACCGGCCTCCGCCTCGACGACGACCCGCCACAGGTCGCGCTGGACCGCCTGGTCAGCACGTCCTGGCAGATCCTGGACCGGCACCGGACAGTGCGTTCCGTTGCGCTCGCCGAGCTGGGCGCCGAGGCCCTGCGCGAGCAGCACGACCGGGTCGCCCGCCACGTCGAGCGCCTGATCGCGCGGGGGAAGGACGATGGGGTGTTCCGCGCCGACCTGCCCGAGCCGTGGTTGGTGGCGGCCTTCTACGCCACGGTGCACGCCGCGGCCGACGAGGTCAGCGGCGGCCGGCTCGACGCAGGGGTGGCGCCCGACGTCCTGGGCGCCACCCTGCGGTCGATCCTGGAGGTGGGCTAG
- a CDS encoding MFS transporter: MDRRWLMLTLLAFAQFTLIVDITVVQVALPSIGADLALGREALTWVVTTYTLVFGGLMILGGRLADVVGARRTLLTGLAVFTVASLVCGLAASGGVLIGARAAQGVGAALLSPAALAVITTAFHGNDRSRALGVWAAIGGAGAAAGVLLSGLLTAGPGWQWVFWVNVPVGVVVLALVPGLVRPDATARARQRVDVPGALAVTAATALLIYGVVHAGDAGWGAPLTLGALLAAVVGYAVFVGIESRVATPLMRPATLARRPVVSGTLLMLVATGLMLGLFFLTSLYLQHVRGLDALATGLLFLPVALAITGGAQLGAHLIGRVGGRPVAVGGLLLTALGAAVLIQAPAVDGVLVAVLPGFVLAAFGIGPVFVAATTTTLANVPSDEAGVASGVVNTFHELGGSIGVALVSTVAAASISGTGTSGFTSGYLACAVVAAVAAVVALGLVPGGKPHAVAGHGHGHGHGVAQGH, translated from the coding sequence ATGGACCGCCGCTGGCTCATGCTCACGCTGCTGGCGTTCGCCCAGTTCACGCTGATCGTCGACATCACCGTCGTGCAGGTCGCGCTGCCGAGCATCGGCGCCGATCTCGCGCTCGGGCGCGAGGCGCTGACCTGGGTGGTGACCACCTACACGCTCGTGTTCGGCGGTCTGATGATCCTGGGCGGCCGCCTGGCCGACGTCGTCGGCGCGCGGCGCACCCTGCTGACCGGGCTGGCCGTGTTCACGGTGGCGTCGCTCGTGTGCGGCCTGGCCGCCTCGGGCGGCGTCCTCATCGGAGCGCGGGCCGCGCAGGGGGTCGGAGCGGCGCTGCTGTCGCCCGCGGCGCTCGCGGTCATCACCACCGCGTTCCACGGGAACGACCGCAGCCGCGCGCTCGGTGTGTGGGCGGCGATCGGCGGCGCGGGGGCCGCAGCGGGTGTGCTGCTCAGCGGCCTGCTGACGGCCGGACCGGGGTGGCAGTGGGTGTTCTGGGTGAACGTCCCGGTGGGCGTCGTGGTGCTGGCCCTGGTCCCCGGCCTCGTCCGGCCGGACGCCACGGCCCGAGCGCGGCAGCGGGTCGACGTGCCGGGGGCCCTCGCGGTCACCGCGGCCACGGCGCTGCTGATCTACGGCGTCGTGCACGCCGGCGACGCCGGGTGGGGAGCGCCGCTCACCCTCGGTGCGCTGCTGGCAGCGGTCGTCGGATACGCCGTGTTCGTGGGGATCGAGTCCCGGGTCGCCACGCCGCTGATGCGCCCGGCGACGCTCGCGCGGCGGCCGGTCGTGTCCGGAACGCTGCTGATGCTGGTGGCCACCGGCCTGATGCTCGGGCTGTTCTTCCTCACCTCGCTCTACCTGCAGCACGTTCGAGGGCTGGACGCGCTGGCCACCGGCCTGCTGTTCCTCCCCGTCGCGCTCGCGATCACCGGGGGAGCGCAGCTCGGGGCACACCTGATCGGGCGGGTCGGCGGCCGCCCGGTCGCGGTGGGCGGGCTGCTGCTCACCGCGCTGGGAGCTGCCGTGCTGATCCAGGCTCCCGCGGTCGACGGGGTGCTCGTCGCCGTGCTCCCCGGGTTCGTGCTGGCCGCCTTCGGCATCGGGCCGGTGTTCGTCGCGGCCACCACCACGACGCTCGCGAACGTGCCGTCCGACGAGGCGGGCGTCGCATCCGGAGTGGTCAACACGTTCCACGAGCTCGGCGGGAGCATCGGCGTCGCGCTCGTCTCGACGGTGGCCGCGGCGAGCATCTCGGGCACCGGCACGAGCGGGTTCACCAGCGGCTACCTGGCCTGCGCCGTGGTCGCCGCCGTGGCGGCCGTGGTCGCGCTGGGCCTCGTGCCCGGCGGGAAGCCGCACGCCGTGGCGGGGCACGGGCACGGGCACGGGCACGGGGTGGCTCAGGGACACTGA
- a CDS encoding IS256 family transposase, whose translation MAAPHHIEVTELLEQQLQGASPDLLRQMIASLANAMMSAQADQACGADYGERSQERVNRRNGYRAREWDTRAGTVELAVPKLREGSYFPDWLLTHRRRAEQALVTVVATAYLLGVSTRRVERLAEQLGVKSLSRSQVSEMATHLDAQVTAFRQRPLDHGPYTFVWVDALVVKVREDGRVVNVHALVATGVNADGHREILGLDVASAEDGAGWLAFLRGLVARGLSGVQLVISDAHPGLVAAIGSALPGAAWQRCRTHYLRNLLTRVPKSAQPHVATQVRTIFDQADTDAVHAQYDRVIDALEPRFRDAAQHLEAARAELLAFTSYPREIWRQIWSNNPQERLNKEIRRRTDVVGIFPGRDALIRLVGAVLAEQSDEWTEGRRYMGLELLAKSRIRIITTEPNPATSEPPVTTEALTA comes from the coding sequence ATGGCCGCACCGCACCATATCGAGGTCACCGAACTGTTGGAGCAGCAGCTGCAGGGCGCGTCGCCGGATCTACTCCGGCAGATGATCGCCTCGCTGGCGAACGCGATGATGTCCGCCCAGGCCGACCAGGCCTGCGGCGCCGACTACGGCGAACGCAGCCAGGAGCGGGTCAACCGGCGCAACGGGTATCGGGCCCGGGAATGGGACACCCGCGCCGGCACCGTCGAGCTCGCCGTGCCGAAGCTGCGCGAGGGCTCCTACTTCCCCGACTGGCTGCTGACCCACCGCCGCCGCGCCGAGCAGGCCCTGGTCACCGTCGTGGCCACCGCCTACCTACTCGGCGTCTCCACCCGCCGAGTCGAGCGCCTCGCCGAGCAGCTCGGCGTCAAGTCGCTGTCCCGATCGCAGGTGTCGGAGATGGCCACCCACCTCGACGCCCAGGTCACCGCGTTCCGGCAGCGCCCCCTCGATCACGGGCCCTACACGTTCGTCTGGGTCGACGCTCTCGTGGTGAAGGTCCGCGAGGACGGCCGCGTGGTCAACGTGCACGCGCTCGTGGCGACCGGGGTGAACGCCGATGGCCATCGGGAGATCCTCGGCCTGGACGTCGCCAGCGCCGAAGACGGCGCCGGCTGGCTGGCGTTCCTGCGCGGACTGGTCGCCCGCGGCCTGTCCGGGGTGCAGCTGGTCATCTCCGACGCCCACCCCGGCCTGGTCGCGGCGATCGGCTCCGCGTTGCCCGGCGCGGCCTGGCAGCGGTGTCGCACCCACTACCTGCGCAACCTGCTCACCCGCGTCCCGAAGAGCGCGCAGCCGCACGTGGCCACCCAGGTGCGCACCATCTTCGACCAGGCCGACACCGACGCCGTGCACGCCCAGTACGACCGCGTCATCGACGCCCTCGAGCCCCGCTTCCGCGACGCGGCCCAACACCTCGAAGCGGCCCGCGCCGAGCTACTGGCCTTCACCAGCTATCCACGCGAGATCTGGCGCCAGATCTGGTCCAACAACCCGCAAGAGCGGCTGAACAAGGAGATCCGCCGCCGCACCGACGTGGTCGGGATCTTCCCCGGCCGCGACGCCCTGATCCGCCTGGTCGGCGCCGTCCTGGCCGAGCAGAGCGACGAATGGACCGAAGGCCGCCGCTACATGGGCCTGGAACTGCTGGCCAAGTCCCGCATCCGCATCATCACCACCGAACCCAACCCGGCCACCAGCGAGCCACCGGTGACAACCGAGGCGCTCACCGCATAA
- a CDS encoding NAD-dependent epimerase/dehydratase family protein encodes MRLDDPGGETRTAVGCVVTPVPSSLFPKVLDMRSEPIRYLVTGGRGFIGRHVVRRLIARGADVHATSRTQPREQADVRWWCVDLADAKATHTVMQAVRPDVVIHLASRAEGARSLSLVVPMLNDNVVTAVNVMAAAADVPGCRVVLAGSLEEHSDLEPGSGARSPYSASKIAATTYATLFRDIAQLPVVVLRLAMVYGPDDPHTTRLVPYVVDSFLHGAAPALSSGARRIDWVYVDDVVDALLAAAVEPAALGRVLDIGTGDLASIRDAVSLIAAVTGTQVVPEFGQLPDRPGDRDLVADAEPALRYLGWSARTSLRAGIERTVEWHARHLSRPAVSA; translated from the coding sequence GTGCGGCTGGACGATCCGGGCGGCGAGACGAGGACCGCCGTCGGCTGCGTGGTGACCCCCGTTCCCAGCAGCCTCTTCCCGAAGGTCCTCGACATGCGCTCTGAACCGATCCGATACCTCGTCACCGGCGGCCGTGGCTTCATCGGCCGCCACGTGGTCCGCCGCCTGATCGCCCGCGGCGCCGACGTCCACGCCACCAGCCGCACCCAGCCCCGCGAACAGGCCGATGTCCGGTGGTGGTGTGTGGACCTGGCCGACGCCAAGGCCACCCACACGGTCATGCAGGCCGTGCGCCCCGACGTCGTCATCCACCTCGCCAGCAGGGCCGAAGGGGCGCGCAGCCTCTCGCTCGTGGTGCCGATGCTCAACGACAACGTCGTGACCGCCGTGAACGTGATGGCCGCCGCGGCCGACGTCCCGGGCTGCCGCGTCGTGCTGGCAGGCTCGCTCGAGGAGCACTCCGACCTCGAGCCGGGCTCCGGCGCCCGGTCGCCCTACTCGGCGTCGAAGATCGCGGCGACGACGTACGCGACCCTGTTCCGCGACATCGCGCAGCTGCCGGTCGTCGTCCTGCGGCTCGCGATGGTCTACGGCCCTGACGACCCGCACACCACGCGGTTGGTGCCCTACGTCGTCGACAGCTTCCTCCACGGCGCCGCGCCCGCGCTCTCCAGCGGCGCCCGCCGCATCGACTGGGTGTACGTGGACGACGTCGTCGACGCCCTGCTCGCCGCGGCCGTCGAACCCGCGGCGCTCGGCCGGGTCCTCGACATCGGCACCGGTGACCTCGCGTCCATCCGCGATGCCGTGTCGCTGATCGCCGCCGTCACCGGCACGCAGGTCGTGCCCGAGTTCGGGCAGCTGCCCGACCGCCCGGGCGACCGCGACCTCGTCGCCGACGCCGAGCCTGCGCTGCGGTACCTCGGGTGGAGCGCTCGGACGAGCCTGCGTGCGGGCATCGAGCGCACCGTCGAGTGGCACGCCCGGCACCTGTCCCGCCCGGCGGTGAGCGCCTGA